In a genomic window of Narcine bancroftii isolate sNarBan1 chromosome 7, sNarBan1.hap1, whole genome shotgun sequence:
- the LOC138738798 gene encoding uncharacterized protein isoform X2: protein MVRAGGSTISTPQHLLRHHNVLSCRERSGPRYDWMTSSTIPPATGKYTALKDLLLRTFGLTPLQRTFRLLRLDGLGDRSPSALMDEMLALAEDHKPCFLFCQTFLEQMPEDIQLLLTDEDFSNPRRAAARADALWRTNRENESALNQVA, encoded by the coding sequence atggttcgggcaggcggaagcacaatttcaactccgcaacatctcctcagacaccacaatgttctatcatgtcgtgagcgctctggaccaagatacgactggatgacatcatccaccatCCCTCCGGCTACgggcaagtacaccgccctcaaagacCTTCTGCTTAGAACTTTCGGGCTAACTCCCCTGCAACGGACTTTCAGGCTCCTTcgcctagatgggcttggggaccgtagtccgtcggcgctgatggacgaaatgctggccctggcggaagaccacaagccttgttttctcttctgccagacatttctggaacagatgccggaggacatccagctgctcctcacagatgaagacttctcgaacccgaggagagcagcagcccgtgcagatgccctctggcgcacGAACAGGGAGAACGAgtcagccctcaaccaggtggcatga
- the LOC138738798 gene encoding retroviral-like aspartic protease 1 isoform X3, whose product MAATAGHTNSLLHVTDRSTGRRFLVDTRAELSVLSPSALETHTRSRGPTLRAANGSTIRTYGTRRAQIQIGKEKFHWRFILASVGTTLLGADFFRAHGLLVDIKGKRLVNALMFHSTQLDTDLCFTTPYKRSINISA is encoded by the coding sequence atggctgcgacggctggccacacaaacagcctccttcatgtgacggacagatccaccggccgccgattcctggtggacacgagGGCTGAGCTCAGCGTCCTTTCCCCCTCAGCATTAGAGACTCACAcccgatctcgaggtccaaccctgcgggcggccaacggctccaccatcaggacctacggcacccgcagggcacagatccagatcgggaaggagaagttccattggaggttcatcctagcctccgtgggcaccacgctgttaggggccgacttcttcagagctcatggcctactggttgacataaagggcaaaaggctggtcaacgccCTAATGTTCCACTCCACCCAACTGGACACAGATTTATGCTTCACAACGCCATATAAAAGGAGCATAAACATTTCCGCTTAA